Proteins encoded within one genomic window of Gadus macrocephalus chromosome 16, ASM3116895v1:
- the LOC132474142 gene encoding zinc finger protein 3-like yields MKRSHGDLYGRLLRSGEIKVEPSLLPYVAASYQEPIGASPGTVQSTSEIPAEGAGQHRCEKCSKTFSRPHSLKRHQRIHKGEKPYHCKQCGKTFRQSSYLTVHQRIHTGEKPYHCKQCGKTFSQSDDLKKHQRIHTGEKPYHCKQCGKTFSQSGHLERHQRIHTGEKPYHCKQCGKTFSHSGDLKNHQRIHTGEKPYHCQKCGKTFSRSGHLKRHQQLHRGVSTQITM; encoded by the coding sequence ATGAAGAGGAGCCATGGCGACCTGTACGGCCGACTGCTGAGGAGTGGAGAAATCAAGGTGGAGCCTAGTCTCCTCCCATACGTCGCAGCCTCCTATCAAGAACCGATCGGAGCCTCCCCGGGAACCGTCCAAAGCACGAGCGAGATTCCAGCAGAAGGAGCCGGACAACACAGATGTGAGAAGTGCAGTAAAACCTTTAGTCGCCCTCATAGTCTGAAGAGACACCAGCGCATCCACAAGGGAGAGAAACCATACCACTGTAAACAGTGTGGGAAAACATTTAGACAATCTAGTTATCTGACGGTACACCAGCGCATCCACACAGGAGAGAAACCATACCACTGTAAACAGTGTGGGAAAACATTTAGTCAGTCTGATGATCTGAAGAAACACCAGCGCATCCACACAGGAGAGAAACCATACCACTGTAAACAGTGTGGGAAAACATTTAGTCAATCTGGTCATCTGGAGAGACACCAGCGCATCCATACAGGAGAGAAACCATACCACTGTAAACAGTGTGGGAAAACATTTAGTCACTCTGGTGATCTGAAGAATCACCAGCGCATCCACACGGGAGAGAAACCATACCACTGTCAGAAGTGTGGGAAAACATTTAGTCGATCTGGTCATCTCAAGAGACACCAACAACTTCACAGAGGAGTCTCCACCCAAATAACCATGTGA